One region of Termitidicoccus mucosus genomic DNA includes:
- a CDS encoding cytochrome ubiquinol oxidase subunit I translates to MDNLTAARATMAFSLGFHIIFAAIGMTMPLFMSAAHWLWLKKKNPVYLELTRMWMRGVAILFAVGAVSGTVLSFELGLLWPGFMRHAGPIIGMPFSWEGTAFFLEAVAIGLFLYGWKRMRPWVHWATGLAVGVTGFMSGIFVVAANGWMNAPSGFDWIDGVAHNIDPVKAMFNRAWLHQSIHMQLAALQAVGFGAAGIHAFLYLRGKTRDVHLRALKIAMTFGAAASIAQPFAGHFAGQRVAQLQPAKLAAMEGHFETSRRAPLYIGGIPDEETRTMRRGVPIPGMLSFIAHDDINAEVAGLDQFPREDWPPVVITHIAFQIMVGIGMAMALLGVLYFIYARRDRFPAWFLRALVVFTPLGMVAIEAGWIVTEVGRQPWIIYNIVRTRDAVTPVPGMVWHFALFLVLYIGLAITTVWLFKRQIQTVQKKFEQQT, encoded by the coding sequence ATGGACAATCTCACCGCCGCCCGCGCCACCATGGCGTTTTCGCTGGGCTTCCACATCATTTTTGCCGCGATTGGCATGACCATGCCGCTGTTCATGTCGGCGGCTCACTGGCTTTGGCTGAAAAAGAAAAATCCGGTCTATCTCGAACTCACCCGGATGTGGATGCGCGGCGTCGCCATTCTCTTCGCGGTCGGCGCGGTGTCCGGCACGGTGCTCTCGTTCGAACTCGGGCTGCTCTGGCCCGGTTTCATGCGGCACGCCGGCCCGATCATCGGCATGCCTTTTTCGTGGGAAGGCACCGCATTCTTCCTCGAGGCGGTGGCGATCGGCCTGTTTCTCTACGGCTGGAAACGCATGCGCCCGTGGGTGCACTGGGCGACCGGCCTCGCGGTGGGCGTGACCGGCTTCATGTCGGGCATCTTTGTCGTGGCCGCCAACGGCTGGATGAACGCACCCTCGGGCTTCGACTGGATCGACGGCGTCGCGCACAACATCGACCCGGTGAAAGCCATGTTCAACCGGGCCTGGCTGCACCAGAGCATTCACATGCAGCTCGCGGCCTTGCAGGCGGTGGGTTTCGGCGCGGCGGGCATCCATGCGTTTCTTTATCTGCGCGGAAAAACCCGGGACGTGCACCTGCGCGCCTTGAAAATCGCGATGACCTTCGGCGCCGCCGCGTCGATCGCGCAACCCTTTGCCGGGCACTTCGCCGGCCAGCGTGTCGCGCAGCTCCAGCCCGCGAAACTCGCCGCCATGGAAGGGCACTTCGAGACTTCCCGGCGCGCGCCGCTCTACATCGGCGGCATCCCGGACGAGGAAACCCGGACGATGCGCCGGGGCGTGCCGATTCCCGGCATGCTGAGTTTCATCGCGCACGACGACATCAACGCCGAGGTCGCCGGTCTCGACCAGTTCCCGCGCGAGGACTGGCCCCCGGTTGTCATCACGCACATCGCGTTTCAAATCATGGTCGGCATCGGCATGGCGATGGCGCTGCTCGGCGTGCTGTATTTTATTTACGCGCGGCGTGATCGTTTCCCCGCGTGGTTTCTCCGGGCCCTCGTCGTCTTCACGCCGCTCGGCATGGTGGCGATCGAGGCGGGCTGGATCGTCACCGAGGTCGGACGCCAGCCGTGGATCATCTACAACATCGTCCGCACCCGCGACGCGGTCACGCCCGTGCCCGGCATGGTGTGGCATTTCGCGCTGTTTCTCGTGCTCTACATCGGGCTCGCGATCACGACCGTCTGGCTGTTCAAACGCCAGATCCAGACCGTGCAGAAAAAATTCGAGCAACAAACATGA
- a CDS encoding cytochrome d ubiquinol oxidase subunit II, giving the protein MTDILIFFIGASLLLYVLLGGSDYGAGIIELLPSGALREKRKHVINEAMGPVWEANHIWLILVVVILFNGFPTIFTTLMTALHVPMLALLAGIVVRGTAFTFRHYDAIQAEKSQRVYTLLFGCSSLWTAFWLGIIVASLNRGLIDTAAPGVYAAYIAPWAGLYPLAVGAFVACIFLFLAGIYLIGETDDAALRRHFSRIAASANVLVIVSGGLVFAASAQENESLPALFFRNPPTLVAMGLATLLFIALWLAARNRRAHHALVTRVIAGGQVTLILLGWWLLYAPNAMITAGGPLNFYAEAAPPATQRQLVIALLVGSLFIFPSLIFLLRVFKARGR; this is encoded by the coding sequence ATGACCGACATCCTGATCTTCTTCATCGGCGCCTCGCTGCTCCTCTACGTGCTGCTCGGCGGCTCGGATTACGGCGCGGGCATCATCGAGCTGCTTCCGTCCGGCGCCCTGCGCGAAAAGCGGAAGCACGTCATCAACGAGGCGATGGGCCCCGTCTGGGAAGCCAACCACATCTGGCTCATCCTCGTCGTGGTGATTTTGTTCAACGGCTTCCCGACGATCTTCACCACGCTCATGACGGCGCTGCACGTGCCGATGCTCGCGCTGCTCGCGGGCATCGTGGTGCGCGGCACGGCGTTCACCTTCCGCCACTACGACGCGATCCAGGCCGAGAAATCCCAGCGCGTTTACACGCTGCTTTTCGGCTGTTCCAGCCTCTGGACGGCATTCTGGCTCGGCATCATTGTCGCCAGCCTGAACCGCGGCCTCATCGACACCGCCGCGCCCGGCGTTTACGCCGCCTACATCGCGCCGTGGGCCGGCCTGTATCCGCTTGCGGTGGGGGCTTTCGTCGCGTGCATTTTTCTATTTCTGGCCGGGATTTACCTCATCGGCGAAACGGATGACGCCGCGCTGCGCCGGCATTTCTCGCGCATCGCGGCATCGGCCAACGTGCTCGTGATCGTATCGGGCGGACTCGTCTTCGCCGCATCCGCGCAGGAAAACGAGAGCCTGCCCGCGCTGTTTTTCCGCAACCCGCCCACGCTCGTCGCCATGGGGCTGGCGACGCTCCTGTTCATCGCCCTCTGGCTGGCCGCGCGCAACCGCCGCGCCCATCACGCCCTCGTCACCCGCGTCATCGCCGGCGGGCAGGTCACGCTCATCCTGCTCGGCTGGTGGCTTCTCTACGCGCCCAACGCCATGATCACCGCGGGCGGCCCGCTTAATTTTTACGCCGAGGCCGCCCCGCCCGCCACCCAGCGCCAGCTCGTCATCGCACTGCTTGTCGGGAGCCTGTTCATCTTTCCCAGCCTGATTTTCCTCCTCCGCGTCTTTAAGGCTCGCGGCAGATAG